The nucleotide window AAAAAAAGATGGGGgatttatattgaaaaacttccAAAATTTACtctatttagtcaaaaaatatcgttttagtacaaattaatatgaataaaatttaaaactccTCCTGGATTTGAACCAGCGATCGACAGATTATGTACTACCTTAATAGGCAATTAAATCCAacatgaatagacaaatattgccgATAGTTTTATTTGAGTTTTATAAGGAAGTTGGCCATTATAATGATGTAGTACGCCTCCTTAACCCTGCTTTCATTTAGAGTGCTTAAACCTTACTTTGTGGGTTTAAATTCCATTGTATCAAGTGTAAGAAAGGCGAATAAGGtctcggatgaaaccgcaagaACCATAGTCCAGTGTTAATTGCTCAAAGATGGCACTGAAAGAACCTGCATTCTGCTTGGAtttgaatatgtacatgtatattaaattgcacaTAGATCTTTATCTCCTTGATGTGaatgagaaaaatttaaaagacacaaagtattttgaagttttattattttcatcaaatGTTGGTTAAGTGAAAATTAACATTCAATATCTGCTAAAAGAACATGCTTTTTCatctcaaataaaaaaaattatcttggAATTCAATGTACACTTAAAATGTTACATACTGGAAATAGTTAAAATGGAGTGAAATATGATATAATAAAGTTTTGTTCTCTATTTGGACAGTTTTCCAAAATACACAAAACACGTGTTGTTTGACAATTGTCACATTTCAACCCCATATAGTACATTTATTCATGTTGAGAATGAAATTATAAAGCTCTTGCTATCTGAAGTCTTTTTACTGATCCCCGGTAGAGTAAATTCTCATCAAAATTTTCTGCACCTGGCAATTGTTGAGGTACTGGTCATCATTCAAAAATTCTCGAAAGTTATCATCGTTCATGATGCAAATATTGTGCAGAATGCATCCTGTAACTATTGTGTGTATGATGCTCTccacttcattttgattgatgTGTTGCAGTCGAGTAAAACGTCCTTTCAATAGCCCAAATGCCCGCTCAACAGTGCTGCGTATACTGCTGTGTGTATAGTTGTAATGCAGCTGCACATTTGTAAGACGACCATTGTCCCTAAAAGGAGTCAATAACCAAGACATGTTAGGGTATGCAGAGTCCCCTAGTAAATGTCCCTCGCCACATAATGCTTGACCATTCTGAAAGAGTGGTGATTGTCGTAGAACTCGAGCATCATGCACTTTCCCAGGAAATCCAGCAAATATGTTGGTGAATCTTAAATCCTCTCGAACTACCGCTTGTAGAACAATGGAATAATAATCCTTACGATTATAGTAGTCTATTCCTCTGATTGATGgttttttaatggaaatgtgtgTTCCATCAATCATTCCAACAACACCTGGGAAATGTTTTAATTCCATGTACATATCCTTCATTTCTTGTTGCTCTTGAGGTGTAGGccataaaataattatattcaaTAGATAATCGTGTATAAATGTTATCAAATTACGTATTGCGTAGGAGGCCGTACTTTCACTCACACCAAATCTGTCAGCTATGGCTGCATATTTATCCATGCTAGCCATGTACCACAAGAATATCAAGAGGCGATCTTCTAAAGGTATTTGTGGCGATCCTCCTGTAGAATGTCTGCATAGAATCCCTGATACATTCTGTTCAACACATATCTCAGAAATTTTACCTCGGAGACATTCCACACTTATTCTGGAGACCCTGAAGAAAGTTTTAAATTCATCAACACGAAAGTGCAATGCAACATTGCCTGTGTAATTCTTCTGTCTGTGTCTGTCTTGTGGTAGGATACACTGGTTTGTTGATGAActaaaagaatatgaaatacTTCAGAATTAAGCCTAATAGTTTAGGATTTTATTTATGAGTATCcaatatttaaaaactgaataagTAGGCTTCCATTCTATTTCTATCCTAAAAGTACTGTTGCCCAATCTTGTAAGTTGTAACTGTTATTGTCAactggggaggggggggggggttcataCCGACACCCCTTAAAAAATGCCTCAGAATTATTTGACATGCGAAAATTactcaaatataaaaaaaaagaaaagaaaaaaagaaatggGTCAGACACGCTAGATCCGATGCTGAAAGTATTGTTAAACAGAAATTCCTGTCTTACCCACTCTCAATCGTTCTTTTATCTATGGACGTTTGCTGTTTGCGGCTGTAATTCCCATTACTGGCATTCATGAAATAAAGGGTAAGACTGAGGAATTTCGGAATAACACGCATTAGCTGTTACAAGACTACATACGAATCTACAATACTTACAAAAGTAGCAATAACGAAGATCCAATGTTTTCTTCATCGCTATCTTCCTCATCGCTGGTATCAGGGTcttcaataattaaaaaagatgctGTTTTCTCTACCAGATCCATATAGTCTATGAAGCGGAAGTGACGtacctactttcatttttatagatTATCGACATTTAGTCAAATTTCTGTTCGACTGGTACATCTCCGTTTAGTAAATTTCTTCTTCTGCGCAAGTGGGCGGAGCTTATTTTTATTCATCGGAAACGTACCAGTCGAAAACGCCAATTGTTACCTAATTTAAATCAACTCAAAAATGTTAAGACTTTTTGTAGATTACTTGATAGAGAAATTCAGTTTATAcattattacatatatgtacatgcatttcttGTAAACCTTAAAGTAATATTAGCtctaaatctaaaaaaaaattgttttgttgtaaaaatgtgctattatgatagttttt belongs to Ostrea edulis chromosome 7, xbOstEdul1.1, whole genome shotgun sequence and includes:
- the LOC125676866 gene encoding putative nuclease HARBI1 yields the protein MDLVEKTASFLIIEDPDTSDEEDSDEENIGSSLLLLFSSTNQCILPQDRHRQKNYTGNVALHFRVDEFKTFFRVSRISVECLRGKISEICVEQNVSGILCRHSTGGSPQIPLEDRLLIFLWYMASMDKYAAIADRFGVSESTASYAIRNLITFIHDYLLNIIILWPTPQEQQEMKDMYMELKHFPGVVGMIDGTHISIKKPSIRGIDYYNRKDYYSIVLQAVVREDLRFTNIFAGFPGKVHDARVLRQSPLFQNGQALCGEGHLLGDSAYPNMSWLLTPFRDNGRLTNVQLHYNYTHSSIRSTVERAFGLLKGRFTRLQHINQNEVESIIHTIVTGCILHNICIMNDDNFREFLNDDQYLNNCQVQKILMRIYSTGDQ